GGCGCACGGATCCTGCTCGAAGTCGGCGACGGCTCGAGCTTCCCCACCTCCGGCCACCTCGCCGCGTACGCCGGCCTCGCACCCGTCACCCGCCGATCCGGCACCTCGATCCGCGGTGAGCACCCCGCCCGAGGCGGCAACAAGCACCTCAAACGAGCGATGTTCCTCGCCGCGTTCGCCGCACTGCACGACCCGACCTCGCGGGCCTACTACGACCGCAAACGCGGCCAAGGCAAGAAGCACAACGCCGCCCTCATCTGCCTCGCCCGACGACGCTGCGACGTGATGTACGCGATGCTTCGCGACGGAACCCTCTACCAACAGAAAACCCCCGCCGCTTGACGAAGACCATAGGGACACCCCCCCCGGGCTGAACCACGCTGAACCACAGGAGACTCCATGCGCACCATCTCGGTCGAACACACCACGCCTGCTTCGCCGGAAGCCGTCTGGTCGGTGCTCGCCGACGGGTGGGCCTATCCGTCGTGGGTGGTGGGAGCCTCGCGCATGCGCGCCGTGGAGGCCGGATTCCCTTCACCCGGAACAAAATTGCATCACAGTGTCGGCAACTGGCCGTTGCTGCTGGATGACGAGACCGCGGTGCGGGACTGCGAACCGGGCAAGTCCTTGCGGCTGGAGGCGAAGACCCGTCCGTTCGGCACCGCCATCGTCGCCATCCGCCTCATCGCCACTCCGGACGGTGGCACCGTGATCAGCATGGAGGAGGACGCGGTCTCCGGGCCGCTCGCGCACACGCCCAAGCCCGCACGGCAGGTGGGCATCGCCGCTCGCAACAGGGAGACTCTGCGCCGCTTGGCTCTACTGGCCGAACGCGCCGACCAGGCCTGAACCGAACACGGCACCAGCGGGCTCTTGCGACTACCGGCGCCGGCCGAAAGCCCGCTGCTTGGGCGCGCCGTGATGCGCACCGGGTGTGATCTACGTCATCCTGACCTCCGACGTATAGGGGGGGTCATGCATGCAGGACACGTCGAAAACGGCAGCTGCGCACACGTCGCATCACGAAGGACCGACCGAAGCCGCCGCCACGGCAAGCGCTCTGGCTCACGCCAAGTTCCGGCCGGACATCGAGGGACTTCGTGCGATTGCCGTGGGGTTCGTCCTGCTCGCCCATGCTGGTGTGCCGGGGCTGCACGGAGGGTTCATCGGAGTCGACGTCTTCTTCGTGATCTCCGGGTTCCTGATCACCGGACTGCTGCTGCGCGAAGTCGACCGCACCGGTCGAATCTCGTTCGCCGACTTCTGGGCCCGACGAGCCAAGCGTCTGCTCCCTGCGGCATCGATCGTCCTGGTGGCATCGATGTTGCTCACCTGGTGGGCAATGCCGGCGACGACCTGGCGTCAGATCTGTGGCGACATCCTGGCCTCGGCCACCTACGTGATCAACTGGCGCTTGGCGTCCCAGTCGGTTGACTACTTCGCCGGCACCGAGCCTTCACCTGTCCAGCACTTCTGGTCGCTCGCGGTCGAAGAGCAGTACTACCTGGTCTGGCCATTGCTGATCGGCCTGGTCGTCCTGGCGACCCGCGGTGCTGTTCACCGACGCCGGCTCGCCATCGGCATGGCCCTGCTGTGCGTCATCGTCCCGTCGCTCGCCTGGTCGATCCATGCGACCACGACCGACCCCGCGAAGGCATACTTCGTCACGCACACCCGGCTGTGGGAGCTCG
This is a stretch of genomic DNA from Yimella lutea. It encodes these proteins:
- a CDS encoding SRPBCC family protein is translated as MRTISVEHTTPASPEAVWSVLADGWAYPSWVVGASRMRAVEAGFPSPGTKLHHSVGNWPLLLDDETAVRDCEPGKSLRLEAKTRPFGTAIVAIRLIATPDGGTVISMEEDAVSGPLAHTPKPARQVGIAARNRETLRRLALLAERADQA